From the genome of Campylobacter concisus, one region includes:
- a CDS encoding tetratricopeptide repeat protein encodes MKKILVLVAAVFALNAMANENLDKANELYAKKNFNEAYLYFNKACGEGEKKACTMNAIMLFNGDGVAKDRVQAEKIFTKMCDENEGMACEKLGEMIAYGLVKDKDANEAKNEEKAKALFKKACDNGYQPACDFVAK; translated from the coding sequence ATGAAGAAAATTTTAGTTTTAGTGGCAGCAGTTTTTGCGTTAAATGCTATGGCAAATGAAAATTTAGACAAAGCAAACGAGCTTTATGCAAAGAAAAATTTTAATGAAGCTTATCTTTATTTTAATAAGGCTTGCGGAGAGGGCGAGAAAAAAGCTTGCACAATGAATGCTATCATGCTATTTAACGGAGACGGCGTAGCAAAAGATAGAGTTCAGGCTGAGAAAATTTTTACAAAAATGTGTGACGAAAATGAGGGTATGGCGTGCGAAAAACTAGGCGAAATGATCGCTTATGGCCTTGTAAAAGATAAAGACGCAAACGAAGCAAAAAACGAAGAAAAAGCAAAGGCTTTATTTAAAAAAGCTTGTGATAACGGCTACCAACCAGCTTGCGACTTCGTAGCAAAATAA
- a CDS encoding major outer membrane protein, which produces MKLTKVSLVALVALGAFSSVASATPLEEAIKNVDLSGFARYRYTNDHYKNSAQLDTKRSSIGNHTFKMQTAFKAAIDDNFFGVLNLRYQANDGSGDNAGRNFSNRYDYVNNNGTDKTNTTNSFGVYEMYLGYKIGNTTVTAGKQKLGTFYDGKDIAGTGIKVVNTDISGLTLTALALDALENEKSDTNGPLANTLVASNMFSDSPANIYYLAAFGSYEPLAFKIAIANISEVATLYGVDAGVSFNVTDDINLNLKGQFAHNDSDHKDVADANFRAIQAGTKLFGANFNTGYLDFDAKNKADDVKNSNKISFVTLDGNGDLISPAKILNGGMSGSRQYYNNIKGNNDYWFVNGGYSIDKFGFGAGYTQGKGTSYTLNKERAKRNEWYAQASYKYSKKLNFLTWYAAAKDKKDSESYKQDRIRFEAKYSF; this is translated from the coding sequence ATGAAACTTACAAAAGTTAGCTTAGTTGCTTTGGTTGCTTTAGGTGCATTTTCAAGCGTTGCAAGTGCAACTCCACTTGAAGAAGCTATAAAAAATGTAGATCTTTCAGGATTTGCAAGATATCGCTATACAAATGATCATTATAAAAATAGTGCTCAGTTAGACACCAAAAGATCGAGTATAGGCAATCATACATTTAAAATGCAGACAGCATTTAAAGCTGCTATTGACGATAACTTTTTTGGTGTTTTAAACCTAAGATATCAGGCAAATGATGGTTCAGGTGATAATGCTGGACGTAATTTCAGCAATAGATATGATTATGTTAACAACAACGGCACTGATAAAACAAATACAACAAATTCTTTTGGTGTATATGAGATGTATCTAGGTTACAAAATAGGCAATACTACAGTTACAGCTGGCAAACAAAAACTGGGCACGTTTTATGATGGTAAAGATATAGCGGGTACAGGTATTAAGGTGGTAAATACTGACATCTCTGGTCTTACTTTGACGGCATTAGCACTTGATGCTTTAGAAAATGAAAAAAGTGATACAAATGGCCCATTGGCAAATACTTTAGTTGCTTCAAATATGTTTAGTGATTCACCTGCAAATATTTATTATTTAGCAGCTTTTGGAAGTTATGAACCACTCGCATTTAAAATAGCTATAGCAAATATTTCTGAAGTTGCTACACTTTACGGAGTTGATGCAGGAGTTAGCTTTAATGTAACTGATGATATAAACCTAAACTTAAAGGGCCAATTCGCTCATAATGACTCAGATCACAAAGACGTAGCTGATGCAAATTTCCGGGCTATCCAAGCTGGCACAAAACTATTTGGTGCCAATTTTAATACTGGTTACTTAGATTTTGATGCTAAAAATAAGGCTGATGATGTGAAAAATAGCAACAAAATTTCATTTGTAACACTTGATGGAAATGGCGATCTAATTAGTCCAGCAAAAATCCTAAATGGCGGAATGAGTGGCAGCAGACAATACTACAACAACATCAAAGGTAACAACGACTACTGGTTTGTTAATGGTGGATACAGCATAGATAAATTTGGCTTTGGTGCTGGTTATACTCAAGGTAAAGGTACAAGCTATACTCTTAATAAAGAGAGAGCAAAAAGAAATGAGTGGTATGCACAAGCTAGCTACAAATATAGCAAAAAACTTAATTTCCTAACTTGGTATGCAGCTGCTAAAGACAAAAAAGACAGCGAAAGTTACAAACAAGATCGTATAAGATTTGAAGCAAAATATAGCTTCTAA
- a CDS encoding PaaI family thioesterase, whose product MAEENIYDIKDESQIILPEDENPLRNEIKTAPLTKLNFSGTAFLLEKNHAKTRFFTTDDMVCDTEGLIHSGFIFMGANHAALLAINEEFCVSIGARINFFGPLKLGDVVEFDAQARFEESRKREVKVLGYVKDIKIFEGIFQLVTLEEHIFVTQQKNIQKEAAIRQKKEREEAKANS is encoded by the coding sequence ATGGCAGAAGAAAATATCTATGATATAAAAGATGAATCACAAATAATCTTACCAGAAGATGAAAACCCATTAAGAAACGAGATCAAAACCGCTCCACTTACAAAGCTAAATTTTAGTGGAACGGCATTTTTGCTTGAAAAAAATCACGCAAAGACTAGATTTTTTACTACAGATGATATGGTGTGCGATACTGAGGGACTTATTCACAGTGGATTTATTTTTATGGGTGCAAATCATGCCGCGCTTTTAGCCATTAATGAAGAATTTTGCGTTAGTATCGGGGCTAGGATAAATTTCTTTGGACCGCTAAAGCTTGGTGACGTGGTGGAATTTGACGCTCAAGCAAGATTTGAAGAGAGCAGAAAAAGGGAAGTAAAAGTGCTTGGATATGTTAAAGATATAAAAATTTTTGAAGGAATATTCCAACTTGTCACGCTTGAAGAGCATATCTTTGTCACCCAGCAAAAAAATATCCAAAAAGAAGCCGCCATAAGGCAAAAGAAAGAGCGAGAAGAAGCTAAGGCAAATAGCTAA
- a CDS encoding M28 family peptidase gives MSNSEILKKFETLSAIPHCSYETDKMRNFLASYAKDKGCEVVVDSFGNIHAFKGKPKICLQSHYDMVCMGDAPKIEIVYGDDGYMRAKNSSLGADNGIGVAIMMQMISEFDDIECLFTNNEEVGMIGATGFSGELKADKLLNLDSEEDDRVTIGCAGGVNLFANTSLNSKKTKESTLYEVKVSGLPGGHSGNEIHKNIPNAIKVLAAFVTKNSCKLVKFEGGERSNSIPSGATALVLSDKELKSECENLSVKKLGMGDEILENGEKILALINSFSQGVRAYNCELGIPQDSVNLSLVKIKDDGILEVEFFARSMSKDGLNSMEFEISELAKALGFSVITKDRNPAWKPIDDKFANDILEELKIYKPNARITAVHAGLECGVLLEKKAGLSACSIGPNIHSPHSTRECCEVESALFIEKVVRGIVKKYNS, from the coding sequence ATGTCAAATAGTGAAATTTTAAAGAAATTTGAGACACTTTCTGCGATACCGCACTGCAGTTATGAGACTGATAAGATGCGTAATTTTCTAGCTAGCTATGCAAAAGATAAGGGCTGTGAGGTCGTGGTCGATAGCTTTGGCAACATTCATGCGTTTAAAGGCAAACCAAAAATTTGCTTGCAAAGCCACTACGATATGGTCTGCATGGGTGATGCTCCAAAGATTGAGATAGTTTATGGCGATGATGGCTACATGAGGGCTAAAAACTCATCTTTAGGTGCCGATAACGGCATCGGCGTAGCTATCATGATGCAGATGATAAGCGAATTTGATGACATAGAGTGCCTCTTTACAAACAATGAAGAAGTTGGCATGATCGGAGCTACTGGCTTTAGCGGCGAGTTAAAAGCCGATAAGCTTTTAAATTTAGACAGCGAAGAGGACGATAGAGTCACTATCGGCTGTGCTGGCGGTGTAAATTTATTTGCCAATACCTCGCTTAATAGCAAAAAAACAAAAGAGAGCACGCTTTATGAAGTAAAAGTAAGTGGGCTTCCTGGCGGACACTCTGGCAATGAGATACATAAAAATATCCCAAATGCGATCAAGGTTTTGGCAGCATTTGTGACTAAAAATAGCTGCAAGCTTGTTAAATTTGAAGGTGGCGAGCGAAGCAACTCTATCCCAAGCGGCGCAACCGCACTGGTTCTAAGCGATAAAGAGCTAAAAAGTGAGTGTGAAAATTTAAGCGTGAAAAAGCTTGGCATGGGAGATGAAATTTTAGAAAATGGCGAGAAAATTTTAGCACTAATCAATTCATTTTCACAAGGCGTAAGAGCCTATAACTGTGAGCTGGGCATACCACAAGATAGTGTCAATCTCTCGCTTGTAAAGATCAAAGATGATGGCATACTTGAAGTGGAGTTTTTTGCTAGATCAATGAGTAAAGACGGACTAAACAGTATGGAATTTGAAATTTCTGAGCTTGCAAAAGCACTTGGCTTTAGCGTCATTACAAAAGATAGAAACCCGGCTTGGAAGCCTATAGATGATAAATTTGCAAACGATATCTTAGAAGAGCTAAAAATTTATAAGCCAAATGCAAGGATAACAGCCGTTCACGCTGGTTTAGAGTGTGGCGTACTTTTAGAGAAAAAAGCGGGTCTTAGTGCTTGCTCAATAGGACCAAACATCCACTCACCTCACTCAACAAGAGAATGCTGCGAAGTTGAATCTGCGCTTTTTATAGAAAAAGTCGTTCGCGGTATCGTTAAAAAATATAACTCATAA
- the cmoB gene encoding tRNA 5-methoxyuridine(34)/uridine 5-oxyacetic acid(34) synthase CmoB produces MDLSKFNEQQKQILNRIENLANFDCELELKDSVNVKFKNLDQAKKDEIYDLALSLKPWRKGPFLLDDIYIDSEWQSFIKFNILVPHLNLAGKSVADVGCNNGYYMFKMLEYDPKSITGFDPSVHTYLQFAFLNKFIRSNIAYELLGVESLPEYAAKFDTIFCLGVIYHRSDPIKMLKELKMALNPGGELFLDTMYIDMDGDFALSPKDRYSKIPNIYFVPTLSALQNWCERAKFRDFTLLETKATDLNEQRKTQWIDGESLGNFLDPNDNTKTIEGYPAPKRAYVRVKI; encoded by the coding sequence GTGGATCTTAGCAAATTTAACGAGCAACAAAAGCAAATTTTAAATAGGATAGAAAATTTAGCAAATTTTGACTGCGAGCTTGAGCTAAAAGATAGTGTAAATGTGAAATTTAAAAATTTAGACCAAGCCAAAAAAGATGAAATTTATGACCTCGCCCTTAGCCTAAAGCCTTGGCGAAAAGGGCCATTTTTACTTGATGATATATATATAGATAGCGAGTGGCAAAGTTTTATTAAGTTTAATATTCTTGTTCCTCATCTAAATTTAGCTGGCAAAAGCGTGGCTGACGTGGGTTGCAACAATGGATATTATATGTTTAAGATGCTTGAGTACGATCCAAAAAGCATAACTGGCTTTGATCCTAGCGTGCATACATATTTGCAGTTTGCTTTTTTAAATAAATTTATCCGCTCAAATATCGCTTACGAGCTTCTTGGAGTAGAGAGCTTGCCAGAATACGCAGCGAAATTTGACACCATTTTTTGCCTTGGCGTAATATATCACAGAAGCGATCCTATCAAGATGCTAAAAGAGCTAAAAATGGCTTTGAATCCTGGAGGCGAGCTATTTTTAGATACTATGTATATTGATATGGATGGCGACTTTGCGCTAAGTCCAAAGGATAGGTATTCAAAAATTCCAAATATCTACTTTGTACCGACACTCTCGGCACTTCAAAACTGGTGCGAGAGAGCTAAGTTTAGGGATTTTACCTTACTTGAAACAAAGGCGACTGATCTAAATGAGCAACGAAAAACGCAGTGGATAGATGGTGAGAGTCTTGGAAATTTCTTAGACCCAAATGACAATACAAAGACCATCGAGGGCTACCCAGCGCCAAAAAGAGCATATGTTAGAGTTAAAATTTAA
- a CDS encoding dihydroorotase has product MKIAIINGTIVNSDEKFKANILIENGKIAKIGSEKFEADKVIDATNKLVMPGLIDMHVHFRDPGQEYKDDIISGSQAAVAGGVTTCLCMANTNPVNDNASITRAMIEKARNCGLIDLLPIAAISKGLGGNEIVEMGDLIEAGAVAFSDDGLPVTSSSVMRAALEYSSMFGSFCISHSEDCSLCRQGVMHEGKVSAILGLRGMAREKEEIAVSRDMLLAKLTKAHIHIAHVSSEYSLKIIEMGKKEGINITCEATPHHFSFSDDEILKNAYDTNFKMSPPLREVSDVKAVREALKSGLIDVIATDHAPHHTDEKIVEFDKAPFGIIGLQTLVPLTLKLVNEGVISLERMVELTSTNAAKMLNLKDKGRLAEGMLADIAVIDPEIEYIYDEKINRSKSINSPLFGKKLKGAATTTIKSGKIVYEFGK; this is encoded by the coding sequence ATGAAAATAGCAATAATTAACGGCACTATCGTAAATAGCGACGAGAAATTTAAGGCAAATATCCTAATAGAAAACGGTAAAATAGCCAAAATCGGAAGTGAGAAATTTGAGGCTGATAAGGTCATCGATGCTACAAATAAGCTCGTTATGCCAGGACTTATCGACATGCACGTGCATTTTCGCGATCCTGGTCAAGAGTATAAAGATGACATCATCTCAGGCTCGCAGGCGGCCGTAGCTGGGGGAGTGACTACCTGCCTTTGCATGGCTAACACAAACCCAGTAAATGACAACGCCTCGATCACAAGAGCGATGATAGAAAAGGCAAGAAACTGCGGGCTGATCGATCTTTTGCCAATTGCAGCCATTAGCAAAGGGCTTGGTGGCAATGAGATCGTCGAAATGGGCGATCTCATAGAGGCTGGCGCAGTCGCATTTAGTGATGATGGCCTACCAGTGACTAGCTCAAGCGTGATGAGAGCAGCACTTGAGTATTCAAGCATGTTTGGTAGCTTTTGTATAAGCCACTCAGAGGACTGCTCGCTTTGCAGGCAGGGCGTCATGCACGAGGGCAAGGTCTCAGCCATACTTGGACTTCGCGGCATGGCAAGAGAGAAAGAGGAGATCGCAGTTAGCCGCGATATGCTGCTTGCAAAGCTCACTAAAGCGCACATCCATATCGCTCACGTAAGCTCGGAGTACTCGCTAAAGATCATCGAAATGGGCAAAAAAGAGGGTATAAACATCACTTGCGAGGCGACACCTCACCACTTTAGCTTTAGCGACGATGAAATTTTGAAAAATGCCTACGATACAAATTTCAAAATGTCACCACCACTTCGTGAGGTAAGCGACGTAAAAGCGGTGAGAGAGGCGCTAAAAAGCGGCCTTATAGACGTTATCGCCACCGATCATGCCCCACATCACACAGACGAAAAGATAGTAGAATTTGACAAGGCGCCATTTGGCATCATCGGACTTCAAACCCTTGTGCCACTCACTCTAAAGCTCGTAAATGAGGGTGTTATAAGCTTAGAGCGCATGGTGGAGCTAACATCGACAAATGCGGCTAAAATGCTAAATTTAAAAGATAAAGGCAGGCTTGCTGAGGGCATGCTAGCTGATATTGCTGTGATTGATCCTGAGATCGAGTACATTTATGATGAGAAGATAAACCGCTCAAAATCTATAAATTCCCCACTCTTTGGTAAAAAGCTAAAAGGCGCAGCGACTACCACGATAAAAAGTGGCAAGATTGTTTATGAGTTTGGAAAATAA
- a CDS encoding heavy-metal-associated domain-containing protein has protein sequence MRKILVLTLLALSCYADKKIEISVPSMHCPLCTAIVRKAALSVEGVKKADVSLKERKAVVTADDKLDEKELLKAVDSTGYKGEIK, from the coding sequence ATGCGTAAAATTTTAGTTTTAACCCTTCTTGCACTTAGTTGCTATGCTGATAAAAAGATAGAAATTTCAGTGCCTAGCATGCACTGTCCGCTTTGCACAGCAATAGTTAGAAAGGCTGCTCTTAGCGTTGAGGGCGTAAAAAAGGCAGATGTATCGCTAAAAGAGCGAAAAGCTGTCGTTACAGCAGATGATAAGCTCGATGAAAAAGAGCTTTTAAAAGCAGTCGATTCGACTGGCTATAAGGGCGAGATAAAATAA
- a CDS encoding MBL fold metallo-hydrolase, whose amino-acid sequence MRVIHKSFGDFGTNCYIVTKNNSSIVIDPGDGAKDWVLQNAKKLKAILCTHGHFDHIFDAGKLKDELEIPVYINKFDAFMCESDIFGYMKSTFTPDVLVDNDENFNTDDFCIKFHHFPGHTPGCSMIEIDDMMFSGDFLFRGSIGRWDFPFSDKNEMLKSLGKFKNLKDNFTLYPGHGEGSTLEAEQNNIDYWMDIVKNS is encoded by the coding sequence ATGAGAGTAATACACAAAAGCTTTGGAGATTTTGGCACTAATTGTTACATCGTTACAAAAAATAACTCATCTATAGTGATAGATCCGGGAGATGGGGCAAAAGATTGGGTTTTACAAAATGCTAAAAAATTAAAAGCCATCCTTTGTACTCACGGGCATTTTGATCATATTTTTGATGCTGGAAAATTAAAAGATGAGCTAGAAATTCCAGTTTATATTAACAAATTTGATGCTTTCATGTGTGAGAGTGATATTTTTGGTTATATGAAAAGTACTTTTACTCCAGATGTTTTGGTTGATAATGATGAAAATTTTAACACTGATGATTTTTGCATCAAATTTCATCATTTTCCAGGACATACACCAGGCTGCTCGATGATAGAGATAGATGACATGATGTTTAGTGGGGATTTTTTATTTAGAGGAAGCATAGGACGCTGGGATTTTCCTTTTTCAGATAAAAATGAAATGTTAAAAAGTCTAGGAAAGTTTAAAAATTTAAAAGATAACTTCACGCTTTATCCAGGACACGGAGAAGGCAGTACACTAGAGGCCGAGCAAAATAATATTGATTATTGGATGGATATAGTAAAAAATAGCTAA
- a CDS encoding DHH family phosphoesterase: MKIYHLSHTDLDGYGAQYITNFYFKDVKFLNSNYGREIDDKFAQILAEIDASNDDKNIILITDLNLSLAQCESFEDMIRGKNIKLFLLDHHQSGAECASAYPWYFLDSSRCATKITYDFFAGIFGKNKELEIFSDVVNAVDIWLKDDKNFEMGKVCLGLVANAKEINKVMFEAENNLYMDHILKEASKFFNEKNDYIGLDMQVHAIKKSFFKEDKDDTLSNLISSYVVKKLSENKEKFSISYKDHKGILTYNVGNVSVIGNDFLVANPEFDFFIDVTNKKTLSFRANGKLDVSTMAKHLVGGGGHVNASGGLFANFKDSFSYEPIKAQIVDLITKKTQEEI; encoded by the coding sequence ATGAAAATTTATCACCTCTCACACACTGATCTTGACGGATACGGCGCGCAATACATAACAAATTTTTACTTCAAAGATGTGAAATTTCTAAACTCAAACTACGGCAGGGAGATAGATGATAAATTTGCTCAAATTTTAGCTGAGATAGATGCTTCAAATGATGATAAAAACATCATCTTGATCACTGATCTAAATTTAAGCCTAGCTCAGTGTGAGAGCTTTGAAGATATGATAAGGGGTAAAAATATAAAGCTATTTTTGCTAGATCATCACCAAAGCGGTGCAGAGTGTGCGAGTGCCTATCCATGGTATTTTTTAGATAGCTCAAGGTGCGCCACAAAGATCACTTATGATTTTTTTGCAGGAATTTTTGGCAAAAACAAAGAGCTTGAAATTTTTAGTGACGTCGTAAATGCCGTAGATATCTGGCTAAAAGATGATAAAAATTTTGAGATGGGAAAGGTCTGCTTGGGGCTTGTGGCAAATGCTAAAGAGATAAATAAAGTGATGTTTGAAGCTGAAAACAACCTCTATATGGATCACATCCTAAAAGAAGCAAGCAAATTTTTTAACGAAAAAAACGACTATATCGGCCTTGATATGCAGGTGCATGCTATTAAGAAGTCATTTTTCAAAGAGGATAAAGACGATACGCTAAGCAATCTAATCTCAAGCTATGTCGTAAAAAAACTTAGTGAAAATAAAGAGAAATTTAGCATAAGTTATAAAGATCATAAAGGAATTTTAACCTACAATGTCGGCAACGTTTCGGTTATTGGCAACGACTTTTTAGTGGCAAATCCTGAATTTGACTTCTTTATCGACGTGACAAATAAAAAAACACTAAGCTTTCGCGCAAATGGCAAGCTTGATGTTAGCACCATGGCAAAGCACCTAGTTGGCGGCGGCGGACACGTGAACGCAAGCGGCGGATTATTTGCAAATTTTAAAGATAGCTTTAGCTATGAGCCGATCAAGGCACAGATAGTTGATCTAATAACCAAAAAAACACAGGAGGAAATATGA
- a CDS encoding aryl sulfotransferase, which yields MRAFWLILTSIGSAIGATLCCLPALLFLLFGTSFSFLSWTQNLYEYRVPLSVMAVICFVISGISLFYKPKSCNLSYKKKKWIVIYILFGVILLLLLTYPELLGEIYA from the coding sequence ATGAGAGCCTTTTGGCTGATACTAACATCCATAGGTAGTGCTATCGGCGCTACCTTGTGCTGCTTGCCGGCACTTCTTTTTCTGCTTTTTGGTACATCTTTTTCTTTTCTATCTTGGACACAAAATTTATACGAATACCGCGTTCCTTTAAGCGTTATGGCCGTCATTTGCTTTGTGATTTCAGGAATTAGTCTATTTTACAAGCCAAAAAGTTGCAACCTAAGCTATAAAAAGAAAAAATGGATAGTTATATATATACTTTTTGGAGTGATTTTGCTTTTACTCCTTACATATCCGGAGCTTTTAGGAGAAATTTATGCGTAA
- a CDS encoding aspartate carbamoyltransferase catalytic subunit → MGYKHKDLIGTRELSKEEILYFLEAAKEFKELNLSQVKKNDYLRGKTTINAFYENSTRTRTSFEIAAKRLGADTINFSSSSSSVTKGESLNDTMNNMAAMRTDIIVLRHPSSGAAKFAADRTEASVVNAGDGTNEHPSQALLDLFTLREHGKILDKNLNVAIIGDIARSRVARSDIWAMKKFGINLKLFAPRMMMPKDAEVFESQICKNMEEACEGSDVIIMLRIQLERGGADVAFPSSREYSKFFGLNKNRIKLAKPDAIVLHPGPINRGVELNSDVADGTHSVILNQVENGVAIRMAILNTLAKNRG, encoded by the coding sequence ATGGGCTACAAACATAAAGATTTGATAGGAACTAGAGAGCTTAGCAAAGAAGAAATTTTATATTTTCTAGAGGCGGCGAAAGAGTTTAAGGAGCTAAATTTAAGCCAAGTGAAAAAAAATGACTATCTTCGTGGAAAGACCACGATCAACGCATTTTATGAAAACTCGACAAGAACTAGAACATCCTTTGAGATCGCAGCAAAGAGACTTGGGGCTGATACGATAAATTTCAGCTCATCAAGCTCTAGTGTGACAAAGGGCGAGAGCCTAAATGACACGATGAATAACATGGCTGCGATGAGAACTGACATCATCGTGCTTCGTCATCCAAGCTCTGGAGCGGCAAAATTTGCAGCGGATAGAACAGAGGCTAGCGTCGTAAATGCAGGGGACGGTACAAATGAGCACCCAAGCCAAGCTCTGCTTGATCTTTTCACGCTAAGAGAGCATGGCAAAATTTTGGATAAAAATTTAAACGTGGCGATCATCGGCGACATCGCTAGAAGCCGCGTGGCAAGGTCAGACATCTGGGCGATGAAGAAATTTGGCATAAATTTAAAGCTCTTTGCACCAAGGATGATGATGCCAAAAGATGCTGAGGTCTTTGAGTCTCAAATTTGCAAAAATATGGAAGAAGCCTGCGAGGGTAGCGACGTCATCATTATGCTTCGCATCCAACTAGAGCGTGGTGGTGCGGACGTGGCATTTCCAAGCTCGAGAGAGTACTCGAAATTCTTTGGACTAAATAAAAATAGGATAAAGCTAGCAAAGCCTGACGCTATCGTGTTGCATCCAGGGCCAATAAATAGGGGCGTAGAGCTAAACTCAGACGTGGCTGATGGCACACACTCAGTCATACTAAATCAAGTTGAAAACGGCGTTGCTATAAGAATGGCGATACTAAATACGCTTGCAAAAAATAGGGGCTAA
- a CDS encoding transglutaminase-like domain-containing protein, with translation MQRRDFFKFSSFLGAASLLPSVTLASDEPANPVVRNFDVNFKHQLLEKGKSSKIWLPLPLSTTYQQLTQDYVINTTAKNVYISDTLIPTMYADFEENEPRPILNVQFKIQTTERNTDFSKVNYDPNEKVDPAVLEFLKPTSHIPTDGVVRAKALEIVGNLKGDLERAKAIYTWVANTMQRDNSILGCGTGDVRAILESGKLVGKCTDINSVFVGLCRSVGIPAREIFGIRVGQSRFSDQMGSAKDGVAKISGGQHCRAEFYLKGYGWIPVDPADVTKVRLGEKLTNDDAKIVAVREYCFGNWEMCWIGFNYGRDFILKPTPEQTPLNNFGYPYAEVDGNTQNYYSPKEFSYDYVSTELK, from the coding sequence ATGCAAAGAAGAGATTTTTTTAAATTCAGTAGTTTTTTAGGTGCAGCGAGTCTGCTTCCAAGTGTCACTCTAGCTAGCGATGAGCCAGCAAATCCAGTTGTTAGAAATTTCGATGTAAATTTCAAACACCAGCTGCTTGAAAAGGGCAAAAGCTCAAAAATTTGGCTACCACTCCCACTAAGCACCACTTATCAGCAACTAACCCAAGACTACGTCATAAACACAACCGCTAAAAACGTCTATATTTCAGATACGCTAATACCTACAATGTATGCTGATTTTGAAGAAAATGAGCCAAGACCTATCTTAAATGTGCAGTTTAAAATTCAAACAACAGAGCGCAACACTGACTTTAGCAAGGTAAATTACGATCCAAACGAGAAGGTAGATCCTGCTGTTTTGGAGTTTTTAAAACCAACTTCACACATCCCAACTGACGGCGTCGTAAGAGCAAAAGCGCTAGAGATAGTTGGAAATTTAAAGGGCGACTTGGAGCGTGCAAAAGCAATCTACACGTGGGTTGCAAACACTATGCAGCGTGATAACAGCATCCTAGGATGTGGCACAGGCGATGTTAGAGCAATACTAGAAAGCGGAAAACTAGTGGGCAAATGCACCGACATAAACTCAGTTTTCGTGGGACTTTGCAGATCAGTTGGCATCCCAGCAAGAGAGATTTTTGGTATCAGAGTTGGTCAGTCTAGATTTTCAGATCAAATGGGTAGCGCAAAAGATGGCGTAGCTAAAATTTCAGGCGGACAGCACTGCAGGGCTGAGTTTTACTTAAAAGGCTATGGTTGGATACCAGTTGATCCAGCTGATGTCACAAAGGTAAGACTGGGCGAGAAGCTAACAAATGACGACGCCAAGATCGTAGCTGTGAGAGAGTACTGCTTTGGTAACTGGGAGATGTGCTGGATAGGCTTTAACTACGGCCGCGACTTTATCTTAAAGCCAACCCCAGAGCAAACTCCGCTAAACAACTTTGGCTACCCATACGCTGAAGTTGATGGCAACACACAAAACTACTATTCGCCAAAAGAATTTAGCTACGACTACGTCTCAACAGAGCTAAAATGA